A stretch of Cyanobacterium sp. HL-69 DNA encodes these proteins:
- the ackA gene encoding acetate kinase AckA, giving the protein MKILVLNAGSSSQKSCLYEIQPHTDLSTPLEPLWEASIDWTVNDEYGLLKVFANNQKRKIDLPLDNKGESILIMLETITHGHTKVLSSLEEIDIIGHRIVHGGRNYSQSCVITPEVEQAIQDLIPLAPNHHPAHLEGIRAIARTLPKTPQVAVFDTAFHSKIPPEAKVYPIPYELYEKGIQRYGFHGISHEYVSQRAAKILDKPLEDLRIISCHLGNGSSITAIKNGHSIDTSMGFTPLEGLMMGTRCGSIDPAILLHLMDEYGYDKEQLNQLLNKESGLLGVSQVSADVRSIISAIANGNHQAQLALDIFVHRVQSVIGSMIPSLGGLDVLVFTAGIGENSPLVREQVCAGFSFLNLQLDLEQNNLKCLDHNIASADSSVAVVVVKTQEDWAIALQTLPFSPS; this is encoded by the coding sequence ATGAAAATATTAGTTCTCAATGCAGGTTCCAGTAGTCAAAAAAGTTGTCTTTATGAAATCCAACCCCATACAGATTTATCGACTCCCCTAGAACCTCTTTGGGAGGCTAGTATTGATTGGACGGTAAATGATGAATATGGGTTATTAAAGGTTTTTGCTAATAATCAAAAGCGCAAAATTGACCTACCTTTAGATAATAAGGGGGAAAGTATTTTGATTATGCTCGAAACCATTACCCACGGACATACCAAGGTTTTGTCCAGTCTTGAAGAAATTGATATTATCGGTCATCGCATCGTCCATGGGGGACGAAACTATTCTCAGTCTTGTGTCATTACCCCAGAGGTGGAACAAGCCATTCAAGATTTAATACCCCTTGCCCCTAATCATCACCCTGCCCACCTAGAGGGCATAAGGGCGATCGCCCGTACCCTCCCCAAAACTCCCCAAGTGGCGGTATTTGACACGGCTTTCCATAGTAAAATTCCCCCTGAAGCAAAAGTTTATCCAATCCCCTATGAATTGTACGAAAAGGGCATCCAGCGTTATGGTTTCCATGGTATCTCCCATGAGTATGTAAGCCAACGAGCGGCCAAAATTTTGGATAAACCATTGGAGGATTTAAGAATTATCTCCTGTCACCTTGGCAATGGTTCATCTATTACTGCTATCAAAAATGGACACAGTATCGACACGAGCATGGGTTTTACTCCCCTTGAGGGTTTGATGATGGGTACCCGTTGCGGTTCTATTGATCCTGCTATTCTTCTTCATCTTATGGATGAATATGGTTATGATAAAGAGCAATTAAATCAGTTACTCAATAAGGAATCGGGGTTATTGGGGGTTTCTCAAGTGTCCGCTGATGTTCGTAGTATTATCAGTGCGATCGCCAATGGCAACCATCAAGCTCAATTAGCCCTTGATATATTCGTGCATCGGGTACAATCGGTTATCGGCTCTATGATTCCTAGTCTTGGGGGTTTAGATGTTCTGGTATTTACCGCAGGAATTGGGGAAAATTCCCCTTTAGTGCGTGAGCAAGTGTGCGCTGGGTTTTCCTTTCTCAATCTTCAGTTAGACCTTGAGCAAAATAATCTTAAGTGTCTTGATCACAATATCGCCTCTGCTGATTCCTCCGTGGCTGTGGTGGTGGTTAAAACCCAAGAGGACTGGGCGATCGCCCTTCAAACTCTTCCTTTTTCCCCCTCATAA
- a CDS encoding cAMP-binding putative transcriptional regulator, whose product MLEPGDLANLFFEHLEVKIIPAGSVIFNVEDKGSVMYALLKGEVNLIVHDKVVETIFEHDVFGQGALVQPEHTRASTAVAHTECQIAELDREKFVFLVQETPFFALEVIRSLSTRLRKIKGEV is encoded by the coding sequence ATGTTAGAACCAGGAGATCTCGCCAATCTTTTTTTTGAACACTTAGAAGTTAAAATCATTCCCGCAGGGAGCGTCATTTTTAACGTAGAAGATAAAGGCTCGGTAATGTATGCCCTTTTGAAAGGCGAAGTAAATTTAATAGTCCATGACAAAGTAGTGGAAACCATTTTTGAACATGATGTTTTTGGACAGGGGGCATTGGTACAACCTGAGCATACTAGGGCTTCCACGGCTGTAGCCCATACTGAATGTCAAATTGCCGAGTTAGATAGAGAAAAATTTGTCTTTCTGGTACAAGAAACTCCTTTCTTTGCCCTAGAAGTAATTCGCAGTCTTTCCACTCGTCTGCGTAAAATAAAAGGTGAAGTTTAG
- the ndhG gene encoding NAD(P)H-quinone oxidoreductase subunit NdhG, whose amino-acid sequence MEISQGVQFVTFAILGVMMIASALGVVLLENIVYSAFLLGGVFISISGLYLLLNADFVAAAQILIYVGAINVLILFAIMLVNKTENFAEIKGRWIRKVSTAAVCAGLFGLLSTMILSTSWNISTISASVIENTTIELGKHLFSDFLLPFEIASVLLLIAMVGAIILARRDFIPSATKTGDGFTTSLTLPEQPRELVSADDK is encoded by the coding sequence GTGGAAATATCACAAGGAGTTCAGTTTGTAACCTTTGCTATCCTTGGGGTAATGATGATAGCATCAGCCCTAGGAGTAGTTTTACTAGAAAATATCGTTTACTCTGCCTTCCTACTCGGGGGAGTATTTATTAGCATTTCAGGATTATATCTACTCCTCAACGCAGACTTTGTCGCCGCTGCCCAAATTCTGATTTATGTAGGGGCTATTAACGTCTTGATTCTTTTTGCCATCATGTTGGTAAACAAAACCGAAAACTTTGCTGAAATCAAAGGTAGATGGATTCGTAAAGTATCCACTGCGGCAGTTTGTGCAGGGCTTTTTGGCTTACTCAGCACCATGATTTTATCCACCTCTTGGAATATATCAACAATTTCTGCTTCCGTCATCGAAAACACTACCATTGAGCTAGGAAAGCACCTTTTTAGTGATTTCTTACTTCCCTTTGAAATTGCGTCAGTATTACTACTCATCGCCATGGTAGGTGCCATTATCCTTGCTAGAAGAGACTTTATCCCCTCCGCTACCAAAACAGGTGACGGTTTTACCACTTCTTTAACCCTTCCTGAGCAACCCAGAGAATTAGTTTCTGCCGACGATAAATAA
- the pheT gene encoding phenylalanyl-tRNA synthetase beta subunit PheT, with amino-acid sequence MRISFKWLQELVDINISPEELAKTLTIAGFEVEDIEDRRTWADGVVVGKVLECDRHPNADKLSLCQIDIGEETPSQIVCGAPNIRKDIYVAIATLGTYLPNVDLKIKPAKLRGVESKGMVCSLAELGLSKESEGIKILEGDLTLGQDVRPLLGLDDVILDITATANRADALSMVGIAREVAALTGGELKLPTTETTTSINQTDNLTLDIQETSACPAYIGTVIENVKIAPSPQWLQWRLEASGVRPINNVVDVTNYILLEWGQPLHAFDREKLTQITNSQTLNIGVRFAQENETLTTLDGQKRQLKEQNLLITANNHPIALAGVIGGEESEVDDNTQNIILEAALFEPVPIRRSARSQSIRTEASTRYERGVNQVQLEKALHHAVTLITELAQGNPTAQATADNRRGDFTNTIQLRLERLHQVLGKVIDGEGLTDVAPQDVERILTDLGCQLKVEIEKPLTWLVTVPPYRYRDLEREIDLIEEVARLYGYDRFTDTLPPQSQVGYLSSEVTIQRQISSALRGLGLTELVQYSLVSPEKAQIKIANPLFSEYSALRSNLMDGLINAFEYNLAQGNGYLNAFEIGRVFWLENDNRCEGDALGGILGGDLYRDGIWVNSGKPKPLSWYEAKGILDSLFNSLKAPITYQAESDDERLHPGRTAGLWLHKTKIGVFGQLHPQLRQDKDLPDSVYVFELKLAPLMDYISQRYLQVPTFKAYSTYPSVERDLAFFAPMDLTVAEITNAMRKAGGKTLVDVKLFDEYRGESVEEGKRSLAFSLVYKSPDGTLKDSDVDPIHNKVRDKLAKQFPVELRS; translated from the coding sequence ATGCGTATCTCTTTCAAGTGGTTACAAGAATTAGTCGATATTAATATTTCCCCCGAAGAATTAGCTAAAACCCTCACCATTGCAGGTTTTGAAGTTGAAGACATAGAAGATAGACGCACTTGGGCTGATGGGGTGGTTGTCGGTAAAGTGTTAGAGTGCGATCGCCACCCAAACGCTGATAAACTAAGTTTATGTCAAATCGACATTGGCGAAGAAACCCCCTCCCAAATCGTCTGCGGTGCGCCCAACATAAGAAAAGATATATATGTGGCGATCGCCACCCTTGGTACATATTTACCCAACGTAGATTTAAAAATCAAACCAGCCAAACTCAGAGGAGTAGAAAGTAAAGGTATGGTTTGCTCATTAGCTGAATTAGGATTAAGCAAAGAAAGCGAAGGTATCAAAATCCTTGAAGGAGACTTAACCCTAGGGCAAGACGTGCGCCCCCTATTGGGGTTAGATGATGTCATCCTCGACATTACCGCCACCGCCAACCGTGCCGATGCCCTCAGTATGGTAGGTATCGCCAGAGAAGTAGCCGCCCTCACAGGAGGAGAATTAAAACTGCCCACCACCGAAACTACCACTTCCATTAATCAGACAGATAACCTCACCCTCGATATTCAAGAAACCTCCGCCTGTCCAGCCTATATTGGTACAGTCATAGAAAACGTTAAAATTGCCCCTTCCCCCCAATGGTTGCAATGGAGATTAGAAGCATCGGGAGTGCGCCCCATCAATAACGTAGTTGACGTAACCAACTATATACTATTGGAATGGGGGCAACCCTTACACGCCTTTGACAGGGAAAAACTAACCCAAATTACCAACAGCCAAACCTTAAATATTGGGGTGCGCTTTGCCCAAGAAAACGAAACCCTCACCACCCTTGACGGACAAAAAAGACAACTCAAAGAGCAAAACCTACTCATCACCGCCAACAATCATCCCATCGCCCTAGCAGGAGTCATTGGAGGCGAAGAAAGCGAAGTAGATGACAATACCCAAAATATTATCCTAGAAGCAGCCCTTTTCGAACCTGTGCCAATCCGCAGAAGTGCCAGAAGTCAATCCATCCGCACTGAAGCCTCCACCCGTTATGAAAGGGGAGTTAACCAAGTACAACTAGAAAAAGCCCTTCACCACGCCGTAACCCTTATTACTGAGTTAGCCCAAGGTAATCCTACCGCCCAAGCTACTGCTGATAATCGTCGAGGAGACTTTACCAACACCATCCAACTCAGACTTGAGCGTTTACACCAAGTATTAGGAAAAGTCATTGACGGGGAAGGTTTAACCGACGTTGCGCCCCAAGACGTGGAAAGAATTTTAACCGACTTAGGTTGTCAGTTGAAAGTAGAAATAGAAAAACCCTTAACATGGCTTGTTACCGTGCCACCTTACCGATACCGTGACTTGGAAAGGGAAATCGATTTAATTGAAGAAGTCGCAAGGTTATATGGTTATGATCGTTTTACCGATACCTTACCCCCTCAATCTCAAGTGGGTTATTTATCCTCAGAGGTGACAATTCAGCGCCAAATTAGCTCCGCATTAAGGGGTTTAGGCTTAACAGAATTGGTGCAATATTCCCTCGTCAGCCCCGAAAAAGCCCAAATCAAAATCGCCAATCCTCTTTTTAGTGAATATTCCGCCCTCCGTAGCAACCTCATGGACGGCTTAATCAATGCCTTTGAATACAATCTTGCCCAAGGAAATGGTTATTTAAACGCCTTTGAAATTGGACGAGTTTTTTGGCTTGAAAATGATAATCGGTGTGAAGGGGACGCTCTCGGAGGCATCCTCGGTGGTGATTTATATAGGGATGGTATTTGGGTAAATAGTGGCAAACCGAAACCCCTATCATGGTACGAAGCCAAGGGAATTTTAGACAGTTTATTTAACAGCCTCAAAGCCCCCATCACCTATCAAGCGGAATCTGATGATGAGCGTTTGCACCCTGGGCGCACCGCTGGTTTATGGTTACATAAAACTAAAATTGGGGTATTTGGGCAACTTCATCCTCAACTAAGGCAGGACAAAGATTTACCTGATAGTGTTTATGTTTTTGAGTTAAAACTTGCTCCTTTGATGGACTATATTAGCCAACGATATTTACAAGTGCCTACTTTTAAGGCTTATTCTACTTATCCTAGTGTGGAGCGTGATTTGGCCTTCTTTGCCCCTATGGATTTAACGGTGGCAGAAATTACCAACGCTATGCGCAAGGCAGGGGGTAAAACTCTGGTGGATGTGAAGTTGTTTGATGAGTATAGGGGGGAAAGTGTGGAGGAAGGTAAGCGCAGTTTGGCGTTTAGTCTGGTTTATAAGTCTCCTGATGGTACTTTGAAGGATAGTGATGTTGATCCTATTCATAACAAGGTTAGAGATAAGTTAGCGAAGCAATTCCCTGTGGAGTTACGCAGTTAG
- the ndhI gene encoding NAD(P)H-quinone oxidoreductase subunit NdhI produces MFKFLKQVTDYAKGSVEAAKYIGQGFAVTFDHMKRRPVTVQYPYEKLIPSERYRGRIHFEFDKCIACEVCVRVCPINLPVVDWEFNKEVKKKELKHYSIDFGVCIFCGNCVEYCPTNCLSMTEEYELAAYDRHDLNYDNVALGRLPTKVTEDPMVTPLRELGYLPKGVTEPHDLPKKK; encoded by the coding sequence ATGTTTAAATTTCTCAAACAAGTAACCGATTACGCCAAAGGAAGTGTTGAAGCCGCCAAATATATCGGGCAAGGATTCGCCGTAACCTTCGACCACATGAAAAGGCGCCCCGTCACCGTACAATATCCCTATGAAAAACTAATCCCCTCCGAAAGATATAGAGGTAGAATTCACTTTGAATTTGATAAATGTATCGCCTGTGAAGTGTGTGTAAGGGTTTGCCCCATCAACCTTCCCGTAGTAGATTGGGAATTTAACAAAGAAGTCAAGAAAAAAGAATTAAAACACTACAGCATCGACTTCGGTGTGTGTATTTTCTGCGGTAACTGCGTGGAATATTGCCCCACCAACTGCCTATCCATGACCGAAGAATATGAACTAGCCGCCTATGATCGTCATGACTTAAACTATGATAACGTAGCCCTTGGACGTTTACCCACCAAAGTAACAGAAGATCCTATGGTAACACCTCTCAGAGAATTAGGATACCTTCCCAAAGGAGTAACCGAACCCCACGACTTACCCAAAAAAAAGTAA
- the dndD gene encoding DNA sulfur modification protein DndD has product MVGIAHLHYYHRMIFKELILENFGPYQGKNIINLTPDTEQNGASIILIGGMNGGGKTTIIDSIKLALYGRRAECSTRKNLSYNDFLLESINRGANITEVTRVELTFEHFINEQWIELKIIRHWQSNVRDGKDNLIIIEGEFPDLNLTENWDEYIEDILPLGISNLFLFDGEQVKELAEQDIPNPSVVDAMRALLGLELADKLANDLQILVSRKRKSLESTKEQKELLNIEEELKFLEKDKKSVLQELKIAEKELKTASKNYRLASESLRTEGGKIAEKKYELKQKIDSLSQEIEIIREQLSNVFTQYLPLGLIKSHLNSVRVQLAQEVRVSKIQNSYDILRKKDQKLLEFLTTLSIDDINYQKINGFLESQNDSLGQEINNIDVYLNGQEKELNYLDNILSYSLPREEEKAKEYVEKLTMLEEELINVEVMALNVEVSKDYQRLEKDYQQKEQRVVECKAEVTRLQKTLESMERDIQSKLKKLGKYSDRTIEDLQADHLLNAMPKVEKTLMLFKEKLTLRKLNKLENEVTSCFRYLLHKSNFVGKIIINTDNFVLNLYDNLGNLITKNRLSAGEKQLLAIALLWGLARVSGRQLPIVIDTPLGRLDSSHRHNLLERYFPTASHQVILLSTDTEIGEAELEQLHQQNVIAKEYLLDYNSAKNQTTIKSGYFC; this is encoded by the coding sequence ATGGTGGGCATTGCCCACCTTCACTATTATCACAGAATGATTTTTAAAGAATTAATCTTAGAGAATTTTGGTCCTTATCAAGGCAAAAATATTATTAATCTTACCCCTGACACTGAGCAAAATGGCGCTTCAATAATTTTGATTGGTGGTATGAATGGGGGAGGAAAGACAACCATAATTGATAGTATTAAATTAGCTTTGTATGGACGTAGGGCAGAATGTTCTACTCGTAAAAATTTGAGTTATAACGATTTTTTATTAGAGTCCATTAATCGTGGGGCAAACATAACTGAGGTAACCAGAGTTGAGTTAACTTTTGAACATTTTATTAATGAGCAATGGATTGAGTTAAAAATTATTCGTCATTGGCAAAGTAATGTTAGGGATGGAAAGGATAATTTAATCATTATTGAAGGAGAATTTCCTGACCTCAATTTGACGGAAAATTGGGATGAATATATAGAGGATATTTTACCGTTAGGGATTTCTAATTTGTTTCTTTTTGATGGCGAACAAGTGAAGGAATTAGCAGAGCAAGATATTCCTAATCCTTCGGTAGTAGATGCCATGAGAGCTTTATTGGGCTTAGAATTAGCAGATAAATTAGCCAATGATTTACAAATTTTAGTTAGCCGTAAAAGAAAGAGTTTAGAAAGTACGAAAGAACAAAAAGAGTTATTAAATATTGAAGAGGAGTTAAAATTTTTAGAAAAGGATAAAAAAAGTGTTTTACAAGAATTAAAAATAGCTGAAAAGGAGTTAAAAACGGCTTCAAAAAATTATCGATTAGCTTCTGAGAGTCTTCGGACTGAGGGAGGAAAAATAGCTGAGAAAAAATATGAACTTAAGCAGAAAATTGATTCTTTATCTCAAGAAATAGAAATAATTAGAGAACAATTAAGTAATGTTTTTACTCAATATTTACCTTTGGGATTAATTAAATCTCATTTAAATTCTGTAAGGGTTCAATTAGCACAAGAGGTGAGGGTTAGTAAAATTCAAAATTCCTATGATATTCTCAGAAAAAAAGATCAAAAGTTATTGGAGTTTTTAACTACTTTATCTATTGATGATATTAATTATCAAAAAATAAATGGTTTTTTAGAGTCACAAAATGATAGTTTGGGGCAGGAAATCAATAATATTGATGTTTATTTAAATGGACAGGAAAAGGAGTTAAATTATTTAGATAATATTCTTAGTTATTCTTTGCCAAGGGAAGAAGAGAAGGCGAAAGAATATGTTGAAAAGTTAACAATGTTGGAGGAAGAATTAATTAATGTTGAGGTGATGGCTCTTAATGTGGAAGTATCTAAAGACTATCAAAGATTGGAGAAGGATTATCAACAAAAAGAGCAAAGGGTAGTGGAGTGTAAGGCGGAGGTGACAAGGTTACAAAAAACTTTGGAATCCATGGAGCGAGATATACAGTCTAAGTTGAAAAAGTTGGGAAAATATAGCGATCGCACCATAGAAGATTTACAGGCAGATCATTTATTAAATGCGATGCCAAAGGTAGAAAAGACCTTAATGCTTTTTAAGGAAAAACTTACTCTTAGGAAGTTAAACAAGTTAGAAAATGAAGTAACCAGTTGTTTTCGTTATCTTTTACATAAGTCTAATTTCGTCGGTAAAATAATTATTAATACTGACAATTTTGTACTTAATTTGTATGATAATTTAGGTAATTTAATTACTAAAAATAGATTATCAGCTGGAGAAAAACAGCTATTGGCGATCGCCCTTTTATGGGGATTAGCAAGGGTATCAGGCAGACAACTGCCCATCGTCATCGATACCCCCCTCGGCAGACTAGATTCCTCTCACCGCCATAATTTGCTAGAGCGTTATTTTCCTACCGCTTCCCATCAAGTAATTTTACTCTCTACCGATACCGAAATCGGCGAAGCAGAATTAGAGCAACTGCATCAGCAAAATGTCATTGCAAAAGAATATTTACTAGACTACAATTCAGCAAAAAATCAAACTACTATAAAATCAGGCTATTTTTGTTAA
- the chlI gene encoding magnesium chelatase subunit ChlI encodes MTTTLQAPPKKNRRLVFPFTAIVGQEQMKLALLLNVIDPKIGGVMIMGDRGTGKSTTIRALADLLPEIAVVAGDPFNSDPEDMEMMGEELREKLEQNQQIDTVQKKVPMIDLPLGATEDRVCGTIDIEKALSEGVKAFEPGLLAKANRGILYVDEVNLLDDHLVDVLLDSAASGWNTVEREGISIRHPARFVLVGSGNPEEGELRPQLLDRFGMHAEIRTVKDPDLRVQIVEQRGEFDQDPQGFLAKYDDDQKALQQKLVDAQNLLPQLTIDYEIRVKVSEICSELDVDGLRGDIVTNRAAKAIAAFEGRTEVTVDDIRRVMPLCLRHRLRKDPLESIDSGYKVEKAVDRIFGLEVE; translated from the coding sequence ATGACAACCACCTTACAAGCACCCCCTAAAAAAAATCGTAGATTAGTATTTCCTTTTACTGCCATTGTCGGACAAGAGCAGATGAAATTGGCTTTGTTGCTCAATGTTATCGATCCTAAAATTGGTGGGGTCATGATTATGGGCGATCGCGGCACAGGCAAATCCACCACTATCAGGGCATTAGCCGACCTTTTACCCGAAATTGCTGTGGTAGCAGGAGATCCCTTTAACTCAGATCCTGAAGACATGGAAATGATGGGAGAGGAGTTGAGAGAAAAATTAGAACAAAATCAACAAATTGATACTGTTCAGAAAAAAGTGCCTATGATTGACTTACCCTTGGGGGCTACCGAAGATCGTGTGTGTGGTACTATCGACATCGAAAAAGCCCTTTCTGAAGGGGTAAAAGCCTTTGAACCAGGACTTTTGGCTAAGGCTAACCGTGGTATCCTCTACGTGGATGAGGTAAACTTACTTGATGATCACTTAGTGGACGTACTCCTTGACTCCGCCGCCAGTGGTTGGAATACCGTGGAAAGAGAAGGTATTTCTATCCGTCACCCCGCCCGTTTTGTGTTGGTTGGTTCTGGAAACCCCGAAGAAGGAGAATTACGTCCTCAATTGTTAGATCGTTTTGGGATGCACGCTGAAATTCGTACTGTAAAAGATCCAGACCTTCGTGTACAAATTGTAGAACAAAGAGGGGAATTTGATCAAGATCCTCAAGGTTTCTTGGCGAAGTATGATGATGATCAAAAGGCTTTACAACAAAAGTTAGTTGATGCTCAAAATCTGTTACCCCAACTCACCATCGATTATGAAATCAGAGTAAAAGTATCGGAAATTTGTTCTGAATTAGATGTAGATGGTTTACGGGGAGACATTGTTACTAATAGGGCAGCAAAGGCGATCGCCGCTTTTGAAGGACGTACCGAAGTAACTGTAGATGACATCCGCCGTGTAATGCCCCTATGTCTGCGCCATCGTTTACGTAAAGATCCCTTAGAATCCATTGATTCTGGCTACAAAGTAGAAAAAGCCGTTGATCGTATTTTCGGTTTAGAAGTTGAATAA
- the ndhE gene encoding NAD(P)H-quinone oxidoreductase subunit NdhE: MELQLQYFLLLAAALFCLGIYGLITSRNAVRVLMSIELLLNSVNINLMGFSNYLDPDNIRGQIFTIFVLTIAAAEAAVGLAIILAIYRNRDTIDMEKFNLLKW; this comes from the coding sequence ATGGAATTACAATTACAATATTTTTTATTATTAGCCGCCGCCTTGTTTTGTCTTGGTATCTACGGTTTAATTACTAGCCGTAATGCCGTTAGGGTATTAATGTCCATTGAATTATTACTCAACTCCGTTAACATCAATTTGATGGGTTTTTCTAATTATTTAGATCCTGATAATATTAGAGGTCAAATATTTACTATCTTTGTGCTTACCATTGCAGCAGCAGAAGCCGCTGTGGGTTTGGCAATTATTTTGGCTATTTACCGCAACCGTGACACCATTGACATGGAAAAATTCAATTTACTTAAATGGTAA
- the crtD gene encoding C-3',4' desaturase CrtD — MVIGAGIGGLTAGALLAKRGYDVTIYDQAIVPGGCASTFKRRGFTFDVGATQVAGLEKGGIHERIFRELDVELPSMTVCDPACAVFLPDEKEPIMVWRNPQKWQEERNKQFPDSERFWSLFKVLFDASWRFQGRDPVLPPRSLWDFSQLIKALRWDTFITVPFTFMTVANVLDLLGLKGDRRLKTFLDLQLKLYSQVGMEETALLYAATALSVSQEPQGLYHLDGSMQVLSDRLVTALKKYGGELKMGYFVEKIHTENGQVKGVTIKHKKKGEIFTENADHVVGNLTVNNLVKMTENLPSGYGKRVEKLEPASGAFVIYLGVNESAIPENCPPHLQFLYDYEGEIGEMNSLFVSVSKPNDGRAPQGKRTIIASSFTDTALWWNKNKVDYDQLKQEYTQKAIARLGEYFNLSPEHIIHQEVATPLTFAKYTAREDGMVGGVGQRINTFGPFGFAPRTPIKNLWLVGDCVYPGEGTAGVSYSALTVVRQID, encoded by the coding sequence GTGGTCATTGGGGCGGGAATTGGAGGTTTAACGGCTGGGGCTTTGTTGGCTAAAAGGGGTTATGATGTGACGATTTATGATCAGGCTATTGTGCCAGGCGGGTGTGCTTCTACTTTTAAGCGTCGGGGTTTTACTTTTGATGTGGGGGCAACTCAGGTGGCTGGATTGGAGAAGGGGGGTATCCATGAGCGTATTTTTCGGGAGTTGGATGTGGAGTTACCTTCGATGACGGTTTGTGATCCTGCCTGTGCGGTTTTTTTACCTGATGAAAAGGAGCCGATTATGGTGTGGAGAAATCCTCAAAAATGGCAGGAAGAGAGAAATAAGCAGTTTCCTGATAGTGAAAGATTTTGGTCTTTATTTAAGGTTTTGTTTGATGCTAGTTGGCGTTTTCAAGGTAGAGATCCTGTGTTACCTCCTCGCAGTTTATGGGATTTTTCTCAGCTTATTAAGGCTTTGAGATGGGATACTTTTATTACGGTTCCTTTTACTTTTATGACGGTGGCTAATGTTCTTGATTTATTGGGTTTAAAGGGCGATCGCCGGCTAAAAACTTTCCTTGATTTACAACTTAAGTTATATTCTCAGGTAGGTATGGAGGAAACGGCTCTATTATATGCTGCCACGGCCCTTTCTGTGTCCCAAGAACCCCAAGGATTATATCATTTAGATGGTAGTATGCAGGTTCTGAGCGATCGCCTTGTAACTGCCCTCAAAAAATATGGTGGTGAGTTAAAAATGGGCTATTTTGTGGAAAAAATTCACACAGAAAATGGTCAAGTAAAAGGGGTAACTATTAAGCATAAGAAAAAAGGAGAAATCTTCACAGAAAATGCTGATCATGTAGTGGGAAATTTGACAGTAAATAACCTTGTAAAAATGACCGAAAATTTACCTTCTGGCTATGGTAAAAGAGTAGAAAAACTAGAACCTGCTTCTGGGGCTTTTGTTATTTATTTGGGGGTAAATGAATCTGCTATTCCCGAAAATTGTCCTCCCCATTTACAATTTCTGTATGACTATGAGGGCGAAATTGGCGAGATGAATTCTTTGTTTGTGTCGGTGAGTAAACCTAACGATGGACGAGCGCCCCAGGGTAAACGCACCATTATCGCTTCTTCTTTTACGGATACTGCCCTATGGTGGAATAAAAATAAGGTTGATTATGACCAATTAAAACAAGAATACACCCAAAAGGCGATCGCTCGTTTAGGGGAATATTTTAACCTCAGCCCTGAGCATATCATTCATCAAGAAGTAGCCACCCCTCTAACTTTTGCTAAATATACTGCCCGGGAAGACGGCATGGTGGGCGGTGTGGGACAACGCATCAATACTTTTGGTCCTTTTGGTTTTGCCCCCCGTACTCCCATTAAAAACCTTTGGTTGGTGGGGGATTGTGTTTACCCGGGGGAAGGCACCGCTGGAGTTAGTTATTCTGCTCTAACGGTTGTTCGGCAAATTGATTAA